The Elusimicrobiota bacterium DNA segment CCGCGCCCGGCACTTCAGCCCGTGCACCGAGGAGGCCTATGTCGGCTGGACCCGCCGGTTCCTCTCGTGGTCGAAGGCCCCGGTCGAATCCCTCGACGAATCCGCCGTCTCCCGCTTCTTGACGACGCTCGCGCGGGAAGGCCGCGTCAGCGCCTCCACCCAGAATCAGGCCTTCAACGCCCTGCTCTTCCTCTTCAAGCACGCGCTCGGCCGGGAGATCGGCCTGATCGACGGGGTCGTCCGGGCCAAGGCCTCCAAGCGCCTGCCGGTCGTCTTGAGCAAGGACGAGGTCCGCCGCGTGCTGGGCGCCATGCGCGGCACGCCCAAGCTCATGGCCTCGCTGCTCTACGGCTCCGGCCTGCGCCTGCTCGAGTGCTGCCGCCTGCGGGTCAAGGACCTCGACTTCGACCAGAACCAGCTGGTCGTGCGGGCCGGCAAGGGCGACAAGGACCGCTACACCCCCTTGCCGGCCACCTTACGCGAATCGCTCAAAAAGCACCTGGCCTCCGTGGAGGTCCAGCA contains these protein-coding regions:
- a CDS encoding integron integrase, coding for MEFAGAPAPPPQSTEPLLDQVRAAIRARHFSPCTEEAYVGWTRRFLSWSKAPVESLDESAVSRFLTTLAREGRVSASTQNQAFNALLFLFKHALGREIGLIDGVVRAKASKRLPVVLSKDEVRRVLGAMRGTPKLMASLLYGSGLRLLECCRLRVKDLDFDQNQLVVRAGKGDKDRYTPLPATLRESLKKHLASVEVQHRDDLRQGLGSVELPNALGRKYPNADKEWGWQWAFPAASHYEDRETGIRRRHHLHETVLQKAFKEARVMAGISKPAGCHTLRHSFATHLMEAGYDIRTVQELLGHSDVRTTMIYTHVLNRGGRGVLSPADGLGLDAIT